Proteins from one Oscillatoria sp. FACHB-1407 genomic window:
- a CDS encoding TIR domain-containing protein has product MTDSSTLKPSSAGAMLEVFISYSRRDKSFVQKLCAALRESNRSVWVDWEDIPPLANWRQEIYDGIVEANAFLFIISPDSVASYECKVEIEHAIKLNKRLVPIVYHNVEADKVHPALSALNWIFFEESNDFDTSFQTLLQAIDTDLDHVRTHTRLLVKAEEWQQKAKDESCLLRGNDLELLEQWAAEGINKNPQPNELQRDYLAASRSAENTYQRRERRRQRIALVSVSLGLMISTILGLITLSQYQKAEANRREAIAGQIKALSASSNAQFVVDQNFEALIDSLKAATMLLDADWVQGDTRLQALANLTQALYLVEERNRLEKHTDWVNSVSFSPDGQIIASASGDRTIIIWQPDGTWVKTLEGHRDGVLSVDFSSDGQILASSDLEGTIKLWRRDGTPITTLEGNGETIRSVSFSPNGEIFASGRNDGTMQLWRVDGTAIAPIAAHQDQIREVSFSPDGQVLASASDDTTIKLWQRDGTAIRTLQDTARVGSVNFSPDGQTIVSANFEGEVKLWRRDGTPLFTFAAHEESIRSVRFSPNGEAIATASTDQTIKLWRRDGTLITTLFGHTAPVRSLSFSSNGEILLSASDDDTIRLWQLNNPLGRVLEGHPDAVKQVRMNPSDESFGSFSEDGTIQFWRIDGALLKTLQINGIRAIDFSPTNPVFVISRDDSTSEGGLVEVRHPEGEEFRTFRGHTSWINDVRFSPDGNLIASASNDKTVRLWNRDGDQGTILQHEGSVFTVDFNPNGELIVTASDDGQVYLWNTDGTPVSSFRGHEGSVYSARFSPDGQYIVSAGNDQTLRLWNLDGTPIAVLEGHTKVINEIGISPDGQMIASASDDQTIRVWRRDGSLITVLKGHQEGVTSVNFSPDGQTLISTSDDQTVILWNVQDLSLENLVTQGCNWLRDYLRTNPNVEERDRTLCP; this is encoded by the coding sequence GTGACTGATTCATCTACCCTTAAACCAAGTTCAGCGGGAGCAATGCTCGAAGTCTTTATCTCCTACTCTCGGCGAGATAAGAGTTTTGTGCAAAAGTTATGCGCCGCTTTAAGAGAGAGTAATCGTTCCGTTTGGGTTGATTGGGAGGATATTCCACCGCTCGCAAATTGGCGACAAGAGATTTACGATGGCATCGTAGAAGCAAATGCATTTTTATTTATTATTAGCCCTGATTCAGTTGCTTCCTATGAATGTAAGGTTGAAATTGAGCACGCAATCAAGCTCAACAAACGGTTGGTACCAATTGTGTATCACAATGTTGAAGCTGATAAAGTACATCCAGCGTTGTCAGCATTAAATTGGATTTTCTTTGAAGAAAGCAATGATTTCGATACGTCCTTTCAGACCTTATTACAAGCTATTGATACTGACTTAGATCATGTCAGAACCCATACTCGACTGTTGGTAAAAGCTGAAGAATGGCAGCAAAAAGCAAAAGACGAAAGTTGCTTACTACGCGGTAATGATCTGGAGCTATTGGAACAATGGGCTGCGGAAGGGATTAATAAGAACCCTCAACCGAATGAACTCCAACGAGATTACTTAGCTGCCAGTCGATCAGCAGAAAATACATATCAAAGACGAGAAAGAAGGCGACAACGAATTGCTTTAGTCAGCGTTTCATTAGGGTTGATGATTTCTACAATCCTGGGATTAATCACACTCTCGCAATATCAAAAAGCAGAGGCAAACCGTCGTGAGGCGATCGCGGGTCAAATTAAAGCCCTCAGTGCCTCCTCGAATGCCCAGTTTGTTGTGGATCAAAACTTTGAGGCTCTGATAGATAGCCTCAAAGCAGCCACCATGTTATTGGACGCAGACTGGGTTCAAGGAGACACCCGACTACAAGCATTAGCGAATTTGACGCAGGCACTTTATCTGGTTGAAGAGCGCAATCGCTTAGAAAAGCACACTGACTGGGTCAACAGTGTGAGCTTTAGCCCAGATGGACAAATCATTGCCTCTGCTAGTGGCGATCGCACCATTATCATTTGGCAACCTGATGGAACCTGGGTAAAAACTTTAGAAGGACACAGGGATGGTGTCTTGAGTGTTGATTTCAGTTCGGATGGGCAGATTCTCGCCTCTAGCGACCTGGAGGGAACGATCAAGCTTTGGCGACGAGATGGAACCCCAATCACAACCTTAGAAGGAAATGGCGAGACAATCCGCTCGGTCAGCTTTAGCCCCAATGGTGAAATCTTTGCATCTGGTAGAAATGACGGCACGATGCAGTTGTGGCGGGTGGATGGCACGGCGATCGCCCCCATAGCAGCCCATCAAGATCAAATTCGGGAGGTCAGCTTCAGCCCCGATGGACAGGTCTTAGCCTCCGCCAGTGATGACACGACGATTAAGCTGTGGCAGCGCGACGGCACCGCGATTCGCACGCTTCAAGACACAGCCAGAGTTGGGAGTGTAAACTTTAGCCCCGATGGACAAACCATCGTCTCTGCTAACTTTGAGGGTGAGGTCAAACTATGGCGGCGCGATGGCACTCCGCTGTTTACGTTTGCAGCCCATGAAGAGTCAATTCGTAGTGTGCGCTTTAGCCCGAATGGAGAGGCGATCGCGACAGCCAGTACAGATCAAACGATTAAACTGTGGCGACGCGATGGCACGCTCATAACAACCTTGTTTGGGCATACCGCTCCTGTCAGAAGTCTCAGCTTTAGCTCCAATGGTGAAATCCTCCTTTCTGCCAGTGACGATGATACAATTCGGCTCTGGCAACTTAATAATCCTTTGGGCAGGGTGCTGGAAGGGCACCCCGATGCAGTCAAGCAAGTCCGAATGAATCCAAGCGATGAATCGTTTGGCTCGTTCAGCGAGGATGGCACGATCCAGTTTTGGCGGATAGATGGAGCCTTGTTAAAGACGCTGCAAATCAATGGAATTCGCGCGATTGACTTTAGCCCGACCAACCCAGTATTTGTGATTTCCCGGGATGACAGTACTTCAGAAGGGGGATTGGTGGAGGTGCGTCACCCAGAAGGGGAAGAGTTTCGGACATTTCGAGGACATACCAGTTGGATTAATGATGTCCGCTTTAGCCCAGATGGCAATTTGATCGCCTCTGCCAGCAACGACAAGACCGTTCGCTTGTGGAACCGAGATGGAGATCAGGGAACTATTCTGCAACATGAAGGTAGTGTTTTTACCGTTGACTTTAACCCCAATGGAGAACTGATCGTCACTGCCAGTGATGATGGTCAGGTTTACCTGTGGAACACAGATGGTACGCCAGTTAGCTCTTTTCGAGGGCATGAGGGCAGTGTTTACAGTGCCAGATTTAGCCCCGATGGACAATACATCGTCTCTGCGGGCAATGATCAAACCTTACGCCTTTGGAATCTAGATGGCACTCCGATCGCAGTCCTTGAAGGACATACAAAGGTAATTAACGAGATTGGTATTAGCCCGGATGGACAAATGATTGCCTCTGCCAGTGATGATCAAACGATTCGAGTGTGGCGACGGGATGGTTCTCTGATCACCGTCCTTAAGGGTCACCAGGAAGGCGTAACCAGTGTCAACTTCAGTCCGGATGGGCAAACTCTGATCTCTACCAGCGATGATCAGACCGTAATTCTATGGAATGTGCAAGATCTGTCCCTTGAGAACTTAGTGACACAGGGTTGTAATTGGTTGCGAGATTACCTTCGTACAAACCCCAATGTTGAAGAGCGCGATCGCACTCTATGTCCTTAA
- a CDS encoding peptidoglycan-binding protein produces the protein MATKGMGWVPDYPDIRDCRLSSDRIQKNQQKIQGLDTGDRTNSRIEKLTAILKELAPLLQNQTGDSASLLETLDHEIQNEAIHKINFLPAAIDEKILMLGNQGEDVRVLQKNLRRLGYYSSEPTGYFDHFTEQSVQEFQKQQKLLPNGILNSVTRAELAALSSIGERILNRDSYVKGDWGPGILYTQLQLQTLGYEVAVTGKFDDLTEQAVKAFQHQELNQDLSLGLGKIGPKTRSTLTEKLKNEQNISPQFHASPIRLQLFEKCTGLILDVLKGDRGNDCLIEEFGGFVDIQKYLGRTHFNEKSSDDEKCRVLKERIAPLVEVIVRMTDILGGQFDAESDLIKAYKTLNQIPAEIIPNFEETARLKGMSDYLENGKGYVSSRVLQRHKIYNKGNSEPAVIFLQYRLKALGFYHGPAVGYFENTTEEAVKKFQKSRNLVADSSVGPDTINALTKIVDDSFEFLETSIPDEITQAVIKKLNVCDLELIEDTFEFGYCDQGDIHSHVETLQKALCLLDFLNQENITGTFCSTTEAAVKRFQSSQGLKVDGIAGKQTNEALVRSLSEYPPKRLEQELKPIITVIAQIISPIGSHTELEKAAIAGFNTFIVIAQVIKLEQALEQIKNNSSYSTENLESWYRRFQIFMRNNRVTATAVTLTNTALVDEFKPVILTLVDTFKSRLSRTNCSAIHQRITLKVLEVVIQEVYKDLLSDLEDFQHELKDNQIVTSVTQSIVNFIIDSIKVDNLIKLDQSHVHLLKQAASDRTFINVRDVTSPSPDCRLQIPVSGNLHKQILSNLKKSNVYVALPQFVDLSIWCSPIEDQGSINSCTAHAGVALIEYFEKRSFGTAIDASRRFLYQVTRNLMHRQGDSGASVRETMKAMVLFGVPPEEYCPYTEDNFDEDPSSFCYAFAQNYQAITYFRLDDPGISPEELLAQIKTVLVAGFPCMFGFTLYDSIHDSSNLPGHIPFPGLRDKREGGHAVVAVGYDDYKHIKNAPSSGAFLVKNSWGIKWGNKGYGWLPYDYVLNGLARDWWSLIKAEWTETGNFGLGSSFYWMTDLGEKIGRND, from the coding sequence ATGGCAACTAAAGGAATGGGATGGGTTCCCGATTATCCTGATATTCGAGATTGCAGACTGTCTAGTGACCGCATTCAAAAAAATCAGCAGAAGATTCAAGGGCTAGATACGGGCGATCGCACTAACAGCAGAATCGAGAAATTGACAGCAATTCTTAAAGAATTAGCTCCTCTGTTGCAGAATCAAACTGGTGACAGTGCATCCTTACTGGAGACGCTTGATCATGAAATTCAGAATGAAGCGATTCATAAAATCAATTTCTTGCCAGCAGCAATTGATGAAAAGATTTTAATGCTTGGCAACCAGGGAGAAGACGTTAGAGTTTTACAGAAGAATTTGAGGAGATTAGGGTACTACTCCTCGGAACCGACAGGCTATTTTGACCATTTCACTGAACAGAGTGTTCAGGAATTCCAGAAGCAACAAAAATTATTGCCGAATGGAATTTTAAATTCAGTGACTCGTGCAGAACTTGCTGCACTTTCCAGTATTGGCGAACGAATTTTAAATCGAGATAGCTATGTTAAAGGAGACTGGGGCCCAGGAATTCTTTACACCCAACTGCAATTACAGACTTTGGGATATGAGGTTGCAGTAACCGGAAAATTTGATGATTTAACTGAGCAAGCTGTTAAGGCTTTTCAGCACCAAGAATTGAACCAAGATCTGAGCTTGGGGCTTGGTAAAATTGGTCCTAAAACTCGCTCTACTTTAACCGAAAAACTTAAAAATGAGCAGAATATCTCCCCTCAATTTCACGCTTCACCGATTCGACTTCAATTGTTTGAAAAATGTACGGGGTTGATATTGGATGTTTTGAAGGGCGATCGGGGAAATGATTGTCTTATAGAAGAATTTGGAGGTTTTGTTGACATCCAAAAATACCTGGGAAGAACTCATTTCAATGAAAAGTCAAGTGATGACGAAAAGTGCAGAGTTCTCAAGGAAAGAATTGCTCCACTCGTAGAAGTGATCGTTCGTATGACTGACATTTTGGGAGGGCAATTTGATGCTGAATCCGATTTGATAAAAGCTTATAAAACCTTGAATCAAATCCCTGCTGAAATCATTCCTAATTTTGAAGAAACAGCCAGACTCAAAGGCATGAGTGATTATCTTGAGAATGGTAAAGGCTATGTCTCTAGCCGGGTTTTACAGCGTCATAAAATTTACAACAAAGGCAATTCCGAGCCAGCTGTTATCTTTTTGCAATATCGTCTAAAAGCTCTAGGTTTTTATCACGGTCCAGCAGTGGGCTATTTTGAAAACACAACGGAGGAGGCAGTCAAAAAATTTCAAAAGAGCCGCAATTTAGTTGCAGACAGTTCAGTAGGACCAGACACAATCAACGCTTTAACGAAAATCGTTGACGATTCATTTGAATTTCTAGAGACATCTATCCCTGATGAAATTACTCAAGCGGTGATTAAAAAGCTGAACGTCTGTGATTTAGAACTCATAGAAGATACTTTTGAATTTGGATATTGCGATCAGGGAGATATTCATTCACATGTCGAAACTCTACAGAAGGCTCTCTGTCTTCTCGATTTTTTGAACCAGGAGAACATCACTGGAACGTTCTGTTCAACGACAGAGGCAGCTGTTAAACGATTTCAGTCGAGTCAAGGTTTGAAGGTAGATGGAATTGCTGGAAAACAGACTAATGAAGCGTTGGTGCGATCGCTTTCAGAGTATCCTCCAAAGCGATTGGAACAGGAATTAAAGCCTATTATCACAGTGATTGCCCAAATCATTTCACCCATTGGGAGTCATACCGAATTAGAAAAAGCGGCGATCGCAGGTTTCAATACCTTTATAGTCATTGCTCAGGTGATCAAACTTGAACAAGCACTAGAGCAGATTAAAAATAACAGTTCATATTCAACCGAAAACTTGGAGAGTTGGTATCGAAGATTTCAAATCTTCATGCGAAATAATCGAGTCACTGCAACAGCCGTTACTCTGACTAATACAGCTTTAGTGGATGAGTTTAAGCCTGTTATTTTAACATTGGTTGATACCTTTAAGAGTCGTCTTTCCAGAACTAATTGCTCTGCAATTCATCAAAGAATTACGTTGAAGGTGCTTGAAGTTGTTATTCAAGAAGTTTACAAAGATCTATTGAGTGATCTAGAGGATTTCCAACATGAGTTGAAGGATAACCAGATAGTTACATCAGTCACGCAGTCAATAGTTAACTTTATTATTGACTCAATTAAAGTTGATAATCTGATTAAACTGGATCAATCTCACGTTCATTTATTGAAACAAGCTGCGAGCGATCGCACCTTTATCAATGTTCGAGATGTTACTTCACCATCTCCCGATTGTCGATTACAAATTCCAGTCAGTGGCAACCTTCATAAACAGATTTTGAGTAATCTTAAAAAGAGCAATGTTTATGTCGCCTTACCCCAATTCGTTGACCTAAGTATTTGGTGTAGCCCCATTGAAGATCAGGGCTCCATCAATTCCTGTACGGCTCATGCTGGAGTCGCTTTAATTGAATATTTTGAGAAACGCAGTTTTGGGACGGCTATAGATGCCTCGCGACGGTTTCTATATCAAGTGACTCGCAACCTGATGCATCGCCAGGGTGATAGTGGAGCATCAGTACGAGAAACGATGAAAGCGATGGTGTTGTTTGGTGTTCCTCCTGAAGAATATTGTCCCTATACAGAAGATAACTTTGATGAGGATCCATCTTCATTCTGTTATGCCTTTGCCCAAAACTATCAAGCCATTACCTATTTTCGATTAGATGATCCCGGCATCTCTCCAGAAGAACTTTTAGCTCAGATTAAAACGGTTTTAGTCGCTGGTTTTCCGTGTATGTTTGGTTTCACATTGTATGATTCCATTCATGACAGCTCTAACTTGCCAGGTCATATTCCCTTCCCAGGATTACGAGACAAACGAGAAGGTGGACATGCGGTTGTTGCCGTTGGATATGACGACTATAAACATATTAAAAATGCTCCATCTTCAGGCGCATTTCTTGTTAAAAACTCTTGGGGAATTAAATGGGGTAATAAAGGGTATGGATGGTTGCCCTACGATTATGTATTGAATGGTTTAGCTCGTGATTGGTGGTCACTTATTAAGGCAGAATGGACTGAAACAGGCAATTTTGGTTTGGGTTCCAGTTTTTATTGGATGACTGACTTGGGCGAGAAAATAGGAAGGAATGATTAA
- a CDS encoding TIR domain-containing protein yields the protein MTDTRQPQTNDPGMTGLKMADILTLPPPLPRLVNWMIRQEQVTLAEAAAYLKQDEATTITHLQSLIQQNYAKEIREDGKVYYRVRLAHKSSRQMPKDVWKVLNSQTDAANVFISYSRRNKDFVKNLHSALAKRGREVWVDWESIPSATDWWEEIQTGIELADAFIFVISPESVKSEVCGREIECAIKNNKRLVPVVWKEVDPYLVHPELAKLNWIFLRQQDDFDSGFRKLLSALDVDVDYVRQHTRLLVRANEWHDKLQDDSFLLRGSDLQQAQEWLTNSVDKSPQPMQIQRDYIWASRDAETKRQESEINRQRSQLKLQQALLIVVAIMSGLALILGVWSFVLYRSAQASRQEAQEQQILAEQKQIAALSKASEALFLTNREFDALLEAVRAVSVLQHLLKEHPPEATTRQVLEVQALTALQEAVFWVQERNRFVGHNGIVWDVSVSPNGQYIASVSADRTVRLWQPDGKSLDILTGHKAQIFSVAFSPNSNLIASASEDGTAKIWRLDGSLVTTLTGHRGSVNSIAFNPTGDAIATVGEDGTIRLWELDGRLIRTIQAHRATIWEVHFSPDGALIVTAGDDSTAKLWRFDGGLVTTLRGHTARLSSVSFSPDGQTIVTGSWDYTVRLWQRDGSLIRMIPAHNAPVFDVSFSPDGRTFATASLDKTIRLWNVNGSLVNTLQGHSSQVRGLSFTPDGQWLISASGDRTVRLWELNRKHISILQGHRAQVYDATFSPDGAQIASASADRTIKLWNRDGTLLRTLTGHEGPVWNVNYSRDGQTFVSASSDRTVKLWDRNGNLLQTFVGHTAPVRDAAFSPDGQLIASASEDKTIRLWRRDGTLVRTFTGHSSGILSLNFSPDGQTIASGSWDNTIRLWSLDGTLQDTLTGHSGWVYNVSFSPDGQTIASASFDNTVKLWERDGTPISTLQGHTDGVVDVSFSPDGQTIATASFDNTVKLWRRSGMLLTTLQGQTGAINSVDFSSQDYYLVSASDDRTLIVWHLDPVQNVDQLMQLSCDWLGDYLRNNPTVEVDVREACADRSTP from the coding sequence ATGACAGACACACGCCAGCCTCAAACAAACGATCCCGGTATGACCGGGTTAAAAATGGCAGACATTCTGACTCTGCCACCGCCTTTGCCGCGTCTGGTGAATTGGATGATTCGTCAGGAGCAAGTCACCCTGGCTGAAGCCGCTGCCTATCTCAAACAAGACGAAGCCACGACAATCACTCATCTGCAATCTCTGATTCAGCAAAATTACGCCAAAGAAATCAGGGAGGATGGCAAAGTTTACTATCGGGTTCGGTTGGCACACAAATCGAGCCGCCAGATGCCAAAAGATGTCTGGAAGGTGCTAAACAGCCAGACAGACGCCGCCAACGTCTTTATCTCCTATTCCCGGCGCAATAAAGACTTTGTCAAAAATCTGCATAGTGCCCTGGCAAAGCGGGGTCGTGAGGTGTGGGTTGACTGGGAAAGCATTCCCTCAGCGACGGATTGGTGGGAAGAAATCCAAACTGGGATAGAGTTAGCCGATGCCTTTATCTTTGTCATCAGCCCCGAATCCGTAAAATCAGAGGTCTGCGGGCGAGAAATTGAGTGTGCCATCAAAAATAACAAACGGTTGGTGCCTGTGGTCTGGAAGGAGGTTGATCCCTATCTCGTTCATCCAGAATTAGCCAAACTCAACTGGATCTTTTTACGTCAGCAAGACGACTTTGATAGTGGGTTTCGCAAACTCCTTTCCGCTCTGGACGTAGATGTCGATTATGTGCGGCAACACACACGGCTTTTGGTGCGTGCCAATGAGTGGCATGACAAACTTCAGGATGACAGCTTTTTGTTGCGTGGTAGTGACCTACAACAGGCGCAGGAATGGCTGACCAATAGCGTTGACAAGAGCCCGCAACCGATGCAAATCCAGCGGGATTACATCTGGGCGTCTCGCGATGCGGAAACCAAACGACAAGAATCTGAGATCAATCGGCAGCGATCGCAACTGAAGCTGCAACAGGCCCTGCTAATCGTCGTGGCTATTATGTCCGGGCTTGCCCTCATTTTGGGAGTCTGGTCGTTTGTGCTCTATCGCAGTGCCCAGGCGAGCCGTCAAGAAGCGCAGGAACAACAAATTTTGGCAGAGCAAAAGCAGATCGCAGCCCTGAGTAAAGCGTCTGAAGCTCTGTTTTTAACCAATCGGGAGTTTGATGCGCTGCTGGAAGCCGTTCGTGCTGTTTCGGTTTTGCAACATCTGCTCAAGGAACACCCTCCCGAAGCAACGACCCGTCAAGTTCTGGAAGTTCAGGCGTTGACGGCTCTGCAAGAAGCTGTTTTTTGGGTGCAGGAGCGCAACCGCTTTGTTGGGCATAACGGCATTGTGTGGGATGTCAGTGTCAGCCCTAATGGTCAATACATTGCCTCGGTCAGTGCCGATCGCACGGTGCGCTTGTGGCAACCCGATGGCAAGTCCCTTGATATTCTGACTGGGCACAAAGCCCAAATTTTCTCTGTTGCCTTTTCCCCCAATAGCAACCTGATTGCCTCTGCCAGCGAGGATGGCACAGCCAAGATCTGGCGTTTAGATGGCAGTCTTGTAACGACCCTCACCGGGCATCGTGGGTCGGTCAATAGTATTGCCTTTAACCCAACTGGAGATGCGATCGCCACAGTTGGCGAAGACGGCACCATTCGGCTGTGGGAACTGGATGGTCGCTTGATTCGCACGATTCAAGCACATCGAGCCACCATTTGGGAGGTTCACTTCAGCCCAGATGGGGCGTTAATCGTCACCGCAGGCGACGACAGCACCGCAAAACTTTGGCGATTCGACGGAGGCCTGGTAACAACTCTGCGGGGACACACCGCTCGCCTCTCTAGCGTCAGCTTTAGCCCCGATGGTCAAACCATCGTGACGGGTAGTTGGGACTACACCGTCCGTCTGTGGCAACGGGATGGGAGCCTGATTCGGATGATTCCTGCTCACAATGCGCCTGTCTTTGATGTCAGCTTTAGCCCCGATGGGCGCACCTTTGCCACTGCCAGTCTCGACAAAACGATCCGTCTATGGAACGTGAATGGATCGTTGGTCAATACCCTCCAGGGACACAGTTCTCAAGTGCGGGGCTTGAGCTTTACCCCCGATGGGCAATGGCTCATCTCCGCGAGTGGCGATCGCACCGTCCGTCTGTGGGAACTCAACCGCAAACACATCAGCATCTTGCAAGGACACCGTGCCCAGGTCTATGACGCAACCTTCTCGCCGGATGGAGCACAAATCGCGTCTGCCAGTGCCGATCGCACGATCAAATTGTGGAATCGAGATGGCACTTTGTTGAGAACCCTCACCGGGCATGAGGGACCCGTCTGGAATGTCAACTATAGCCGCGACGGACAGACCTTTGTCTCTGCTAGCAGCGATCGCACCGTGAAATTATGGGATCGCAATGGCAATTTGTTGCAAACCTTCGTAGGGCACACCGCCCCCGTTCGGGATGCTGCCTTTAGCCCCGATGGTCAGCTGATCGCCTCTGCTAGTGAAGACAAAACAATTCGCCTCTGGCGACGAGATGGCACATTAGTCAGAACCTTTACAGGACATTCCAGCGGCATTCTCAGTCTTAACTTCAGCCCCGATGGACAAACCATTGCCAGTGGCAGTTGGGACAATACAATTCGACTCTGGAGCCTAGACGGCACCCTACAAGACACCCTTACCGGGCATAGTGGCTGGGTCTACAACGTCAGCTTTAGCCCCGATGGACAGACGATCGCCTCTGCTAGTTTCGACAACACCGTCAAATTGTGGGAACGGGATGGTACTCCCATTAGTACGTTGCAGGGACACACCGACGGAGTCGTGGATGTCAGCTTTAGCCCGGATGGGCAGACGATCGCTACTGCCAGTTTTGACAACACCGTGAAACTCTGGCGGCGTAGTGGCATGTTGTTAACCACGCTGCAAGGGCAAACAGGAGCGATTAACAGTGTTGACTTTAGCTCGCAAGACTACTATCTCGTCAGTGCCAGTGACGATCGCACCTTGATCGTGTGGCATCTCGATCCGGTTCAAAATGTGGATCAACTGATGCAACTCAGTTGCGATTGGCTCGGTGATTATCTACGCAACAATCCCACGGTTGAGGTCGATGTGCGAGAAGCCTGTGCCGACCGTTCCACACCGTAG
- a CDS encoding gamma-glutamyl-gamma-aminobutyrate hydrolase family protein, protein MTSPLIGITTYGRNDLGEFHLYAAYVDAVRRAGGVPILLPPGEPNLDRLIERVDGLVFTGGGDIEPTHYDGDLHPKIYRLDSERDSFELALARRAIQADLPLLGICRGLQVLSVASGGKLLPHVPDTFGTDVLHREEPLHPTKHPVAIAPQSLISKIVGVSEMEVVSWHHQAVPTVPPGWQATAYAPDGLIEALEHQDHPWAIALQWHPELSAATDPLQQRIFNAFVQVAQTRLVNAL, encoded by the coding sequence ATGACCTCTCCCCTGATTGGCATCACCACTTACGGTCGCAATGACCTCGGCGAATTTCATCTTTATGCAGCGTATGTCGATGCAGTGCGTCGGGCTGGAGGAGTGCCGATTTTATTGCCTCCTGGGGAACCTAATCTCGATCGCCTGATTGAGCGGGTCGATGGGTTGGTGTTTACGGGCGGTGGGGATATTGAGCCAACTCACTATGATGGCGACTTGCATCCCAAAATCTATCGTTTGGATTCGGAACGGGACTCCTTTGAACTGGCGTTGGCACGACGGGCAATTCAGGCGGATTTGCCGCTCCTGGGTATTTGTCGTGGGTTGCAGGTGTTGAGTGTCGCCAGTGGTGGCAAGCTGCTGCCTCATGTTCCCGACACATTTGGTACGGATGTGTTGCATCGGGAAGAGCCGTTGCACCCGACTAAGCATCCTGTGGCGATCGCCCCTCAAAGCCTGATCAGCAAAATCGTCGGCGTTTCCGAGATGGAGGTTGTGTCCTGGCATCACCAGGCCGTGCCCACGGTGCCTCCTGGATGGCAAGCCACCGCCTATGCCCCCGATGGACTGATTGAGGCACTGGAACATCAGGATCACCCCTGGGCGATCGCTCTCCAGTGGCATCCAGAGCTATCTGCTGCTACCGATCCGCTCCAACAACGAATTTTCAATGCTTTTGTTCAAGTTGCTCAAACTCGACTGGTCAATGCCCTTTAA